TGAGCGTGCGACTCCTTCCAGAGTTTTGCGGCCGTCAAAGTGTGGTAGCAATGTTGAATTGCTGGAAGCCGCACGGTCTGGCCAAACACAAAGACTAGCGAACCTCGTTCAATCAGGAGGTAACGTGAATGGTAGCGGCACGGTTAGCATTTTCAGCGAAAATGACCGCTGTTTGACCCCGCTAATGGTGGCTGCCTATTACGGACAAACAGCCACAGCAAGTCTGTTGATTCAATCCGGCGCAAGCTCGAATGATGCGGACGAGTTTGGTTTTACCGTTCTAATGTTTTCGATTATCGGCAATCATCCTGATGTTGTAGAGACACTTCTCAAAGCCGGAGCCAGCCCTTCCATCAAAAACAGATACGGCGATACCAGTTTGAACCTTGCTGCCATTCGTGGCAATCCTAGGATACTGCATTTGTTGATTGCTGCGGGTGCCGATCCGAATATTGCGAATGAGCTTGGATACACGCCATTGATTCAAGCACTCCGGGCCAAACAATTTGAAATGGCAAGAATTCTAATTACTTCAGGCGCATCGATGAACCAAACAGATTCTGCCGGTCGCACTCCTTTAAGCTGGTCTTGCGAGCAAGGGGATGAACCGACTGTGAAAGCGCTTCTGGAAGCTCACGCCGATCCCAACTTGAAGGACGCAAAAGGTTTGACACCTCTGATCTGGGCTACCAAGGCAAACCATGCAGCTATCGCGAAGATGCTGATTCAGTCAGGCGCTGATTTGAGTGCAACAGATGCGGCCGGGAAAACGGCTTTGGATTACGCAAAACAAGCGCAGCTCAGTGAAATCGAACATGTCTTGCTGAAAACCCGAGTTCCTTAATGCGATCCATTTAATACTGCAAACATTTTGGAAAGACGCGCAGCATCACGAACTAGTGTTACGCGATAACCCCTTCGTTAATGTTCCCGCAGAATAAACCACTGCGTATCCGCCACAACAGCGGAACGTTTCGAAGCAGAAGTAGGAATCAGTCGACTGAGAAAAGGAATTTACCTCCGTCAAATGGCAATTGATACATCCCCCAATCCGGTGGTTTTCGTTTGCATTCTGTTTGCATTTTTGCACCCAAATTGGTTGATTTTGGTTCATTTTGGATACCGGGATCTCGACGTCTCGACGATGTTGTAGCGATCTGTCACGTCGGAGGTCGCGGGTTCGAGTCCCGTCGGCCCCGCCTTTCTATGTGGTGCGGATGTTGAGTCCGCACCACATTTTCCTTCGCTTCGCCCGCCACTTGCGCGGCAGCCGCCTTGCAACAACGCCAAATTCGGATTTTCTTGAATAAGAATGGTCCGTTGGAAGTGTCCTAGAGCCTTTGGCGTGTCGATTTAATTTTGATGAAGCAAAACATATAATGAATAATTCGGAGTGAAGGAAAAATACCAAAACGATCCGCAACCGGTGTCAGACTCACTGCGAAGATGCTGGCGCAGTCACGAGTCATTGCGAAAGGACGCCGGATTCGAGACTTGAAACGTCTTCTTGAAGCATATGGAGGCACACCATCAAAATGGGTGAAGAAAAGCAGTCAGACTATCGAAGTCTCAGGCGATTTCTATGAGTACCATAGGTATGAGCATCCCGGAATTGGGCGCGTTGAAGAAAAAAAAAGTGAAGGTAATCCACCCATGATAGTGACACTTAAATAACCTAGTCCTAACTATCCAGTCTACGTTAATGGTACAGCATTTGATACTGAGAAGCTTCAGCTGATCGGAGAGGCGCGTCCCATGGTTAGGGAACAGGATATTTCAGGGTTTTGGGGTTCGGCCACCCGCTCTAAAAGCCCAAATAGCCCCGTTCTGTCTTGAGATAATATGAAGCCATGAATCGCTTGATGGCGCAAACAGACCTACCAATCATGTTGGAGCTCGTAGTTAGAGGCGCGAATTTTCTTATATCGTTATCCACTCTGAGAGCTTTCAGTGCTGGATTATAATGACAAGGCAAAGAGAATTTGAGGATTGAATATGGCGGTCTGGCCGGGAACGTTACTGGGGCCTTATGAGATTCTCGCTCCATTGGGATCGGGGGGAATGGGCGAAGTGTACGTATCCCGTGACACGCGCCTCGACCGCAGGGTAGCGATCAAGGTATTGCCGGAGCACCTTTCTGCGGGTCCGGATGCGGAAAGAAGATTTGAACAGGAGGCCCGGGTCGTTGCGCGTCTGAATCACCCCAATATCTGCACACTATACGATATCGGTTGCGACAACGGTGTGCACTATCTTGTAATGGAACTGCTGGAAGGCGAGACTCTTCGTTCGGCGCTGCGAAATGGTAGCTTCCCCGTATCCAAGCGCTTGATGTCGGGATCCAGATTGTAGAAGGACTTGCTGCTGCCCACAGCGGCGGGATTGTTCATCGCGACTTGAAGCCGGAAAACGTTTTCTTGACGGTGCAGAATCGCGTGAAAATTCTTGATTTTGGTCTGGCTCGAATTTCAGCACCTCCAGTCCAGGCGGAAATTTCCTTGAAACCAACGAATGCTGTGACTTCGCCGGGCGTCCTGCTGGGAACTCTGGCCTATATGTCTCCGGAGCAATCACGCGGTGAAGTCGTCGATTCGCGTTCGGATGTTTTCGCGTTTGGAGTTGTGTTTTACGAAATGCTCAGTGGACACCGTTGTTTTGACCGTCCTACTTCATCCGAAACGATCGCGGCTATCCTTCGGGACGACCCGCCCGATCTTGCGGGGTCCGGGATTCAAGTTGCGCCAGAACTAGAATCCATTGTGCGACGATGTCTCTCCAAAAATCCCGAGAATCGATTCCCTTCCGCGCAAGAGCTGCTTCCGGCACTCCGTCCTCAATCGTCTGCAGTGAGCGGCTCGGTAAAAACGGAAAAGAGTCTCCTTTCGATTGCTGTACTGCCGTTTCGTAATATGAGTGCCGATGCGGAGAACGAATATTTCAGCGATGGATTAACGGAAGAGGTGATCTCTGATCTGTCAAAGATAACCGCGCTGCGGGTAATCTCTCGAATCTCATCCATGCGTTTAAAAGGAACGGACAAAGACTTATCGACCATTCGCCGCGAATTGAATGTTCGTTATGTGCTTGAGGGAAGCGTTCGAAAAGCAGGTCAGCAGATCCGGATTACAGCACAATTAACGGACACCGAAACAGACACCTTGTTATGGTCCGATAAATATACCGGCACGCTCGATGATATCTTCGAAATTCAGGAACGAGTTGCTCGTTCCATTGTCGAATCACTACGCCTGAAGCTCACGCAAGAAGAAGATCGCCGCCTGGGTGAGCATCCGATCGGCAACATCGATGCTTACGACGCCTATCTGAAAGCGCGCAAGGATATCTGGAGCTTTACAAAGGAGCGGCTGGACTCCGCCGTTTCGAATCTCAAAAAGGCTCTGGACCTTTC
This window of the bacterium genome carries:
- a CDS encoding ankyrin repeat domain-containing protein; the encoded protein is MRKEGKQSSESLASQKVKKAELVQEAATPIEALPISVICPFCKAPFGKEKIVRCSVCGTRHHAACWNEHGRCSLYNCPGKKELIISGRKFAGVVTAAAIMIFGGLYLLIGSRSIHEFPPPSAPIPERATPSRVLRPSKCGSNVELLEAARSGQTQRLANLVQSGGNVNGSGTVSIFSENDRCLTPLMVAAYYGQTATASLLIQSGASSNDADEFGFTVLMFSIIGNHPDVVETLLKAGASPSIKNRYGDTSLNLAAIRGNPRILHLLIAAGADPNIANELGYTPLIQALRAKQFEMARILITSGASMNQTDSAGRTPLSWSCEQGDEPTVKALLEAHADPNLKDAKGLTPLIWATKANHAAIAKMLIQSGADLSATDAAGKTALDYAKQAQLSEIEHVLLKTRVP